A single Actinomadura algeriensis DNA region contains:
- a CDS encoding LLM class F420-dependent oxidoreductase: protein MRIGLQVPSFTFPGGPERIGPAFGRIARDADQAGLHSLWVMDHFFQISMVGPAEEPMLEGYSALAYAAALTENITLGTLVTGVTYRHPGILVKTVTTLDVLSGGRAWLGIGAAWNDEESRGLGVAFPPTAERFERLEETLRIAHRMWKGDESPFEGEHYRLERPLNSPPALRRPHPPILIGGTGEKKTLRFVAKYADACNLFDGDELPHKLDVLREHCEREGRDYADIEKTSLAVLPETPSVDAAVDTIGRLAEAGVDHVMFSQGTGQDLVGLLGEARAQTEKIVPAGR from the coding sequence ATGCGCATCGGACTTCAGGTTCCCAGCTTCACGTTCCCCGGCGGGCCCGAGCGGATCGGCCCGGCGTTCGGGCGCATCGCCCGCGACGCCGACCAGGCCGGGCTCCACTCGCTCTGGGTCATGGACCACTTCTTCCAGATCAGCATGGTCGGCCCGGCCGAGGAGCCGATGCTGGAGGGCTACTCGGCACTGGCGTACGCGGCGGCGCTGACGGAGAACATCACGCTCGGGACGCTGGTCACCGGCGTCACCTACCGGCACCCGGGGATCCTCGTGAAGACGGTCACGACCCTGGACGTCCTGTCCGGCGGACGGGCGTGGCTCGGCATCGGCGCGGCGTGGAACGACGAGGAGTCGCGCGGCCTCGGCGTCGCGTTCCCGCCGACCGCCGAACGGTTCGAGCGGCTGGAGGAGACGCTGCGGATCGCCCATCGGATGTGGAAGGGCGACGAGTCGCCGTTCGAGGGCGAGCACTACCGGCTGGAGCGTCCGCTGAACTCGCCGCCCGCGCTGCGCCGCCCGCACCCGCCGATCCTGATCGGGGGCACCGGCGAGAAGAAGACGCTGCGGTTCGTCGCGAAGTACGCGGACGCCTGCAACCTCTTCGACGGCGACGAACTGCCGCACAAGCTCGACGTCCTGCGGGAGCACTGCGAGCGGGAGGGGCGCGACTACGCCGACATCGAGAAGACCTCGCTCGCGGTCCTGCCGGAGACGCCGTCGGTGGACGCGGCCGTCGACACGATCGGCCGGCTCGCCGAGGCGGGCGTCGACCACGTGATGTTCTCGCAGGGCACCGGCCAGGACCTGGTCGGGCTGCTGGGCGAGGCGCGGGCGCAGACGGAGAAGATCGTCCCGGCGGGACGGTGA
- a CDS encoding MerR family transcriptional regulator — translation MSSYSPAETAEKSGFSIDTLRYYEKIGLLSRIARNASGRRVFSDDDLRWLGMLRCLRETGMPIAEMLRYSELARGGPETVRERLELLQAHDRRVEERITRLRDQQKQIHWKIDLYRGSVCDGTPA, via the coding sequence GTGAGTTCCTACTCTCCGGCCGAGACCGCCGAGAAGAGCGGCTTCAGCATCGACACCCTCCGCTACTACGAGAAGATCGGGCTGCTCTCGCGGATCGCGCGGAACGCCTCGGGACGGCGCGTGTTCAGCGACGACGACCTGCGGTGGCTCGGCATGCTGCGGTGCCTGCGGGAGACCGGGATGCCGATCGCCGAGATGCTCCGCTACTCCGAACTCGCGCGGGGCGGCCCCGAGACGGTGCGGGAACGCCTCGAGCTCCTCCAGGCGCACGATCGCCGGGTCGAGGAGCGGATCACCCGGCTGCGGGACCAGCAGAAGCAGATCCACTGGAAGATCGACCTCTATCGGGGTTCGGTCTGCGACGGCACCCCCGCCTGA
- a CDS encoding TIGR03086 family metal-binding protein — MCPDWTLHGLLRHQLNQDAGFAAAARGEGARPSVWRRAELGADPHAAAAASAGLVTAAFAATGPRDEFHLPEIGDGTTVPASLAIGFHLLDVVVHAWDAAVTIGVPWEPDADLVEASLRIAAIVPEDGRVPGEAFAPPVPVADGADPRDRLLALLGRSPARR; from the coding sequence ATCTGCCCGGACTGGACGCTGCACGGCCTCCTCCGGCACCAGCTGAACCAGGACGCGGGCTTCGCCGCCGCCGCGCGGGGCGAGGGCGCGCGCCCGTCCGTCTGGCGCCGCGCCGAGCTCGGCGCCGACCCGCACGCGGCCGCGGCGGCGTCCGCCGGCCTGGTCACCGCCGCGTTCGCCGCGACCGGCCCGCGCGACGAGTTCCACCTGCCCGAGATCGGCGACGGCACGACGGTCCCCGCGTCGCTCGCGATCGGGTTCCACCTTCTGGACGTCGTGGTCCACGCGTGGGACGCCGCCGTCACGATCGGCGTCCCGTGGGAACCGGACGCCGACCTCGTCGAGGCGTCCCTGCGGATCGCCGCGATCGTCCCGGAGGACGGACGGGTGCCGGGCGAGGCGTTCGCGCCGCCCGTCCCGGTCGCCGACGGCGCCGACCCCCGCGACCGCCTGCTCGCGCTCCTCGGCCGCTCCCCCGCACGGCGATGA
- the pdxR gene encoding MocR-like pyridoxine biosynthesis transcription factor PdxR, giving the protein MYRQLRDAILDGRLRATEPVPPTRELARRLAVSRNTVAVAYDRLAAEGFLRSRVGAGTFVQAAGAAPRGAPAASPLRPRRVWDDLAVWPRPMPGIRWDLRAGVPDVRLFPFEAWRRITAGVLRPSGLRDAASAGDPAGLADLREAIARHVGVSRSVRAGAADVLVTSGTQQAIDLVVRVLLEPGDVVAVEDPGYQPVVTLLRAAGLRVVGVPVDAEGLRVDELPGAARAVYVTPSHQFPLGMPMSLPRRRALLAWARRRDAVIVEDDYDTEFRYGGRPIEPLQSIDEDGRVLYTGTFSKVMRPVLRLGFLVAPPSLHRALRLARYASSWHAELPAQAALARFIDEGLLARHVRRSRRAYQARHERVAELAGRWSRPVPAEAGLHLSAALPAGTDDAAVARRALDAGIGLFALSEFAVTGPAAPGLVLGYGAVDEAAIDAALARLERVIAGRA; this is encoded by the coding sequence ATCTACCGGCAGTTGCGGGACGCGATCCTGGACGGCCGGTTGCGGGCCACCGAGCCGGTGCCGCCCACGCGGGAGCTGGCGCGGCGGCTCGCCGTCTCCCGCAACACCGTCGCCGTCGCCTACGACCGCCTCGCCGCCGAGGGATTCCTGCGCAGCCGGGTGGGCGCGGGCACGTTCGTCCAGGCCGCGGGCGCGGCGCCGCGCGGTGCCCCGGCCGCGTCGCCGCTGCGGCCGCGCCGGGTCTGGGACGACCTGGCGGTATGGCCGCGCCCCATGCCCGGGATCCGCTGGGACCTGCGCGCCGGTGTCCCGGACGTGCGGCTGTTCCCGTTCGAGGCGTGGCGCCGGATCACCGCGGGGGTGCTGCGCCCGTCCGGGCTGCGCGACGCCGCGTCGGCCGGCGATCCGGCCGGGCTCGCCGACCTGCGGGAGGCGATCGCGCGGCACGTCGGCGTCTCCCGCTCGGTGCGGGCCGGCGCGGCGGACGTCCTGGTCACCTCGGGCACGCAGCAGGCGATCGACCTGGTCGTCCGGGTCCTGCTGGAGCCCGGCGACGTCGTGGCCGTCGAGGACCCCGGGTACCAGCCGGTCGTGACGCTGCTGCGCGCCGCCGGGTTGCGGGTCGTCGGCGTGCCCGTGGACGCGGAGGGGCTGCGGGTCGACGAGCTGCCCGGCGCGGCGCGCGCCGTCTACGTCACGCCGTCCCACCAGTTCCCGCTGGGCATGCCCATGTCGCTGCCCCGCCGCCGCGCGCTGCTGGCCTGGGCGCGGCGCCGCGACGCGGTGATCGTCGAGGACGACTACGACACCGAGTTCCGGTACGGCGGGCGCCCGATCGAGCCGCTGCAGAGCATCGACGAGGACGGCCGCGTCCTGTACACCGGGACGTTCTCCAAGGTCATGCGGCCGGTGCTGCGCCTGGGGTTCCTCGTCGCGCCGCCCTCCCTGCACCGCGCGCTCCGGCTGGCCCGCTACGCGTCCAGCTGGCACGCCGAACTGCCCGCGCAGGCGGCGCTCGCCCGGTTCATCGACGAGGGCCTGCTCGCCCGGCACGTCCGCCGCTCGCGGCGCGCCTACCAGGCCCGGCACGAGCGGGTGGCCGAGCTCGCGGGCCGCTGGTCGCGGCCCGTCCCGGCCGAGGCGGGGCTGCACCTGAGCGCGGCGCTGCCCGCCGGGACGGACGACGCCGCCGTCGCCCGGCGCGCGCTCGACGCCGGGATCGGGCTGTTCGCGCTGTCGGAGTTCGCCGTGACCGGGCCCGCCGCGCCCGGGCTCGTGCTCGGCTACGGCGCCGTCGACGAGGCCGCGATCGACGCGGCCCTCGCCCGGCTGGAGCGCGTCATCGCCGGACGGGCGTGA
- a CDS encoding ABC transporter ATP-binding protein, with protein sequence MTDVVLDGVEKIYPGGQAAVRNVRLRIDDGELFVLLGPSGCGKSTILRMIAGLEEITSGDLWLNGSVANELTPRERNVAMVFQEGALYPHRTVKGNMMFPLEVSGDDRAEASARVVELARALGLNTMIDRLPSTLSGGQRQRAAIGRALIREPSLFLMDEPLSSLDAGLRNELRVEISALVRSSRTTTVYVTHDQIEAMTMADRMAVLRDGVLEDVGTPEQIYEDPATVFVAAFLSSPPINLLQATLWAVEGEGLQLDFGTQRLLIPWDDPRASWLISRHGRQVIVGIRPDTLTPVAPGAPALPGTVLSGRVRSLEFHGHEWLAYAGAGIPTVDANEVGRPVRVGYAETGRPGMRDRVRALLGRPTEAAGPPEEEHSGHHRRSDLIFRVGPGRRPSPGDHVPLAVSFDRMLIFDEAGRRVTPVRR encoded by the coding sequence ATGACGGATGTTGTACTGGACGGCGTCGAGAAGATCTATCCCGGCGGGCAGGCCGCCGTCCGGAACGTGCGGCTGCGGATCGACGACGGCGAGCTCTTCGTGCTGCTGGGCCCGTCCGGATGCGGCAAGTCGACGATCCTGCGGATGATCGCCGGGCTGGAGGAGATCACCTCCGGCGACCTGTGGCTGAACGGCTCGGTGGCGAACGAGCTGACGCCCCGCGAACGGAACGTCGCGATGGTGTTCCAGGAAGGCGCGCTGTACCCGCACCGCACCGTCAAGGGCAACATGATGTTCCCGCTCGAGGTGTCGGGGGACGATCGCGCCGAGGCGTCCGCGCGGGTGGTGGAGCTGGCGCGCGCGCTGGGCCTGAACACGATGATCGACCGGCTGCCGAGCACGTTGTCGGGCGGGCAGCGGCAGCGCGCGGCGATCGGCCGGGCGCTGATCCGCGAGCCGTCGCTGTTCCTGATGGACGAGCCGCTGTCGAGCCTCGACGCGGGGCTGCGCAACGAGCTGCGGGTGGAGATCTCCGCGCTGGTGCGGTCCAGCCGCACCACCACGGTCTACGTCACGCACGACCAGATCGAGGCGATGACGATGGCCGACCGCATGGCCGTCCTGCGCGACGGCGTGCTCGAGGACGTCGGCACGCCCGAGCAGATCTACGAGGACCCGGCGACCGTGTTCGTCGCGGCGTTCCTCAGCTCGCCGCCGATCAACCTGCTGCAGGCGACGCTGTGGGCGGTCGAGGGCGAGGGCCTACAGCTGGACTTCGGGACGCAGCGGCTGCTGATCCCCTGGGACGATCCGCGTGCGTCGTGGCTGATCAGCCGGCATGGGCGGCAGGTGATCGTGGGGATCCGCCCGGACACCCTGACGCCGGTCGCCCCCGGCGCGCCCGCCCTCCCCGGGACGGTCCTGTCGGGGCGGGTCCGGTCGCTGGAGTTCCACGGGCACGAGTGGCTGGCCTACGCGGGCGCGGGCATCCCGACCGTGGACGCGAACGAGGTGGGCCGTCCCGTCCGGGTCGGGTACGCCGAGACCGGACGGCCGGGAATGCGCGACCGGGTGCGGGCGCTGCTGGGCCGTCCCACCGAGGCCGCCGGGCCGCCGGAGGAGGAGCATTCGGGCCACCATCGCCGGTCCGACCTGATCTTCCGGGTCGGGCCCGGCCGGCGGCCGAGCCCCGGGGACCACGTGCCGCTGGCCGTCTCGTTCGACCGGATGCTGATCTTCGACGAGGCCGGCCGCCGGGTCACGCCCGTCCGGCGATGA
- the dnaG gene encoding DNA primase — translation MAGRIRNEDIALVRERSSIADVIGEYLQLRNAGGGNLKGLCPFHDEKSPSFNVTPARGLYYCFGCEAGGDVIKFVQEIDHLSFSEAVERLAAQGGIQLRYEDDGRRGPRQDGGQRARMLEAHKAAAEFYAERLAAPEGEIARRFLSERGFEPADAARFGVGFAPREWEGLVRHLRGRGFADRDVVTGGLAKEGRRGPMDRFRGRLMWPIRDLSGDVIGFGARRLYDDDEGPKYLNTPETPLFHKGSVLYGADLAKKAIARRRQAVVVEGYTDVMACHLAGVETAIATSGTAFGDDHIKVLRRLLMDQDEFRGEVIFTFDGDAAGQKAALRAFDDEQKFVSQTFVAVQPDGLDPCDLRIRHGEAAVRDLVASRVPLFEFAVRSAIERHDLDTVEGRLAALDAAAPVVAAIKDRSRRHMYAINLDRWLGIMDEQFVLRRVRELAARRQGNGGGTGRGGAPRGGNANGRNGGGPGRAPNGGPNGGPGGGGPNGGPQASARPAVDPNDPEVQRERELLKLAVQRPALLGPGFDEEVLPEAFLAPQHAAVRTVIGSAGGVTAAGAISEWVGALLELSPNDQVRDLITMLGVEPVRSASESDDRYAAELLARIQERQLTRMIADAKSKLGRLNPAENPEEYNRLFGDLVALEQQRRVLRERGLGAQ, via the coding sequence GTGGCAGGCCGTATTCGCAATGAGGACATCGCGCTCGTCCGCGAGCGCTCGTCCATCGCCGACGTCATCGGCGAGTACCTGCAGCTGCGCAACGCGGGCGGCGGCAACCTCAAGGGGCTGTGCCCCTTCCACGACGAGAAGTCCCCGTCGTTCAACGTGACGCCCGCGCGCGGCCTGTACTACTGCTTCGGCTGCGAGGCGGGCGGCGACGTCATCAAGTTCGTCCAGGAGATCGACCACCTGTCGTTCTCCGAGGCGGTGGAACGACTCGCCGCCCAGGGCGGCATCCAGCTGCGCTACGAGGACGACGGGCGGCGCGGCCCCCGGCAGGACGGCGGGCAGCGCGCCCGGATGCTGGAGGCGCACAAGGCCGCCGCCGAGTTCTACGCCGAGCGGCTCGCCGCGCCCGAGGGCGAGATCGCCCGCCGGTTCCTGTCCGAGCGCGGCTTCGAGCCCGCCGACGCGGCGCGCTTCGGCGTCGGGTTCGCGCCCCGCGAGTGGGAGGGACTCGTCCGGCACCTGCGCGGCCGCGGCTTCGCCGACCGTGACGTCGTCACCGGCGGCCTCGCCAAGGAGGGGCGGCGCGGGCCGATGGACCGCTTCCGCGGCCGGCTGATGTGGCCGATCCGCGACCTGAGCGGCGACGTCATCGGGTTCGGCGCGCGACGCCTGTACGACGACGATGAGGGCCCCAAGTACCTGAACACCCCCGAGACGCCGCTGTTCCACAAGGGGTCGGTGCTGTACGGGGCCGACCTCGCCAAGAAGGCGATCGCGCGGCGGCGGCAGGCCGTGGTGGTCGAGGGCTACACCGACGTGATGGCGTGCCACCTGGCGGGTGTGGAGACGGCCATCGCGACGTCCGGCACGGCGTTCGGCGACGACCACATCAAGGTGCTGCGCCGCCTCCTGATGGACCAGGACGAGTTCCGCGGCGAGGTGATCTTCACGTTCGACGGCGACGCGGCCGGGCAGAAGGCGGCGCTGCGGGCCTTCGACGACGAGCAGAAGTTCGTCAGCCAGACGTTCGTGGCCGTCCAGCCCGACGGCCTCGACCCGTGCGACCTGCGCATCCGGCACGGTGAGGCGGCCGTGCGCGACCTGGTGGCGTCCCGGGTGCCGCTGTTCGAGTTCGCGGTGCGCAGCGCCATCGAGCGGCACGACCTCGACACCGTCGAGGGGCGGCTCGCCGCGCTCGACGCCGCCGCCCCCGTCGTCGCCGCGATCAAGGACCGGTCGCGCCGCCACATGTACGCGATCAACCTGGACCGCTGGCTCGGCATCATGGACGAGCAGTTCGTGCTGCGCCGCGTCCGCGAGCTGGCGGCCCGCCGGCAGGGCAACGGCGGCGGGACCGGCCGCGGCGGCGCCCCGCGCGGCGGGAACGCGAACGGCCGCAACGGCGGCGGCCCGGGCCGGGCGCCGAACGGCGGCCCCAACGGCGGACCCGGCGGGGGCGGGCCGAACGGGGGCCCGCAGGCGTCCGCGCGTCCGGCCGTCGACCCCAACGATCCCGAGGTGCAGCGGGAGCGCGAGCTGCTCAAACTGGCCGTGCAGCGCCCGGCGCTGCTCGGGCCGGGGTTCGACGAGGAGGTCCTGCCCGAGGCGTTCCTCGCGCCGCAGCACGCCGCGGTCCGCACGGTCATCGGCTCGGCGGGCGGCGTCACGGCGGCCGGGGCGATCTCCGAATGGGTCGGCGCCCTCCTGGAACTGTCCCCGAACGACCAGGTCAGGGACCTGATCACCATGCTCGGAGTCGAGCCGGTACGGTCCGCGTCCGAATCGGACGACCGTTATGCCGCGGAACTGCTCGCCCGAATCCAGGAACGCCAGCTCACCCGCATGATCGCCGACGCGAAATCTAAACTCGGGCGGCTGAATCCGGCCGAGAACCCCGAGGAGTACAACCGGCTCTTCGGCGATCTTGTCGCGCTTGAGCAGCAGCGACGGGTGTTGCGTGAGCGCGGTCTTGGAGCGCAGTGA